From the genome of Ectobacillus sp. JY-23, one region includes:
- the pgmB gene encoding beta-phosphoglucomutase, with the protein MTKQVQAFIFDLDGVITDSAEHHYLAWKQLGQELHIPFDREFNEQLKGVSRMDSLERILALGNRQHDFTAEEKEALATKKNEHYKELIKGITEADILPGITDLLADIRKHGLKVGLASASKNAFVVIDRLGVGEHFHYIVDAAKVAKGKPDPEIFLKAADALGVPYENCIGVEDAEAGIEAIKAAGMFAVGVGTPESMAKADYVVSGTSELRYDEIIARFQQTK; encoded by the coding sequence ATGACAAAGCAAGTACAAGCATTTATTTTTGATTTAGATGGTGTCATCACAGATAGTGCAGAACACCATTACTTAGCTTGGAAGCAACTAGGGCAAGAGTTACATATTCCGTTTGATCGGGAGTTTAACGAGCAGTTAAAAGGCGTTAGCCGCATGGATTCATTAGAGCGTATTTTAGCGCTTGGCAATCGTCAACATGATTTTACAGCAGAAGAAAAGGAAGCGCTCGCTACAAAGAAGAATGAACATTATAAAGAGTTGATTAAAGGTATTACAGAAGCAGATATCTTACCAGGTATCACAGATCTTCTTGCAGATATTCGCAAGCATGGTCTAAAGGTAGGCTTGGCCTCGGCTAGTAAAAATGCATTTGTTGTGATTGATCGTCTTGGTGTCGGTGAACATTTTCATTACATTGTAGACGCGGCAAAAGTGGCAAAGGGTAAGCCAGACCCTGAAATATTTTTAAAGGCTGCGGATGCATTAGGTGTTCCTTATGAAAATTGTATTGGAGTAGAGGATGCAGAGGCAGGTATTGAAGCGATTAAAGCAGCTGGTATGTTTGCTGTTGGTGTAGGAACACCAGAGTCTATGGCGAAAGCTGATTATGTTGTTTCTGGAACGAGCGAGCTGAGATATGATGAAATTATTGCCCGTTTCCAGCAAACAAAATAA
- the rsgA gene encoding ribosome small subunit-dependent GTPase A, giving the protein MTLNHLGWDAYFGSQRTKAYEVGRVVLEHKHMYRIVSDDGEYLGELAGKFRHEASVKSDYPAVGDWVWITKLPNEQKTVIHGVLTRKSAFSRQAAGEKTEEQIVAANVDYVFLVNALNKDFNLRRIERYLLLAYESGALPVIVLTKQDLCEQVDVLIEETRSIAFGVDVFAVDSVSGTGIQELKSFIKDGKTVALLGSSGVGKSTLLNALIGEEVSKTGGIREGDDKGRHTTTHRELFLLPGGGLVIDTPGMRELQLWEGSSAVEATFTDIEQLSKVCRFSDCKHETEPGCAVRLAIDEGTLELERLTSYNKLQREIAYAARKQSTVLAREERNKWKQITKSMRKGKQK; this is encoded by the coding sequence TTGACATTGAATCATTTAGGTTGGGACGCTTATTTCGGATCACAACGTACGAAGGCATATGAGGTTGGGCGAGTTGTGCTTGAGCATAAACATATGTATCGAATCGTGTCCGATGACGGTGAATATTTAGGGGAATTGGCAGGTAAGTTTCGACATGAAGCAAGCGTAAAAAGTGATTATCCTGCAGTGGGTGACTGGGTTTGGATTACAAAGCTTCCAAATGAACAAAAAACGGTTATTCATGGTGTACTAACAAGAAAAAGTGCGTTTTCTCGTCAGGCTGCCGGCGAAAAAACCGAAGAACAGATTGTTGCAGCAAATGTTGATTATGTGTTTCTTGTAAACGCTTTAAATAAAGATTTCAACTTACGTCGTATAGAGCGTTATCTCCTACTTGCATATGAAAGCGGAGCACTTCCGGTTATTGTGCTGACAAAGCAGGATTTATGTGAACAGGTTGATGTTCTTATAGAAGAAACAAGAAGCATTGCGTTTGGCGTAGATGTGTTCGCTGTTGATAGTGTAAGCGGAACAGGAATACAAGAGCTGAAAAGCTTTATTAAAGATGGAAAAACAGTCGCGTTATTAGGTTCTTCAGGAGTAGGAAAATCAACTCTTTTGAATGCTCTTATTGGTGAAGAAGTTAGTAAAACAGGTGGCATTCGTGAGGGTGATGACAAAGGTCGCCATACAACAACTCATCGTGAGTTGTTCTTGCTCCCGGGAGGTGGTCTTGTAATCGACACGCCTGGCATGAGAGAATTGCAGCTATGGGAAGGAAGCAGTGCTGTGGAGGCTACATTTACTGATATTGAGCAGCTTTCAAAAGTGTGTCGATTTTCAGACTGTAAGCATGAAACAGAGCCAGGATGTGCAGTGCGTCTTGCTATAGATGAGGGAACCCTCGAACTAGAGCGACTTACCAGCTACAATAAACTACAGCGAGAAATCGCCTATGCGGCTCGTAAGCAAAGTACAGTCCTCGCTCGTGAAGAACGCAATAAATGGAAACAAATTACGAAAAGTATGAGAAAAGGTAAACAGAAATAG
- a CDS encoding aminoglycoside phosphotransferase family protein produces MREVLHRIPELAGKALLQIHSLVKPNNERTLEEYRISKHERYTKRSQELNLSLVPIIDALDFIDNHKQLLKNRPIVFLHDDFYPSNLILTTNKLEAVIDFGRYEWGDPYHDFYKIALFTRNVSPAFATGQIHGYFDGEPPQEFWLYYALYAAFGVVADVVWSSVHTPHLLEETKQRLMTILQDHHDFKQCMPQWYIQELQTFKSELGNKF; encoded by the coding sequence ATGAGGGAGGTTTTGCATCGTATACCAGAGCTAGCGGGAAAAGCGTTATTACAAATTCATTCGTTGGTGAAACCCAATAACGAAAGGACATTGGAAGAGTATCGTATTTCCAAGCATGAGCGCTATACGAAACGCTCTCAAGAGCTAAATCTATCTCTCGTACCTATTATAGATGCCTTGGATTTCATTGATAACCATAAGCAATTATTGAAAAATCGACCTATCGTTTTTTTACATGATGATTTTTATCCAAGCAATTTAATACTCACTACTAATAAATTAGAAGCGGTTATTGATTTTGGAAGGTATGAATGGGGAGACCCTTATCATGATTTTTACAAGATTGCTTTATTTACGAGAAACGTAAGTCCTGCGTTTGCAACGGGGCAAATACACGGTTATTTTGATGGAGAGCCTCCTCAGGAGTTTTGGCTGTATTATGCTTTGTATGCAGCGTTTGGTGTTGTTGCTGATGTGGTGTGGTCATCTGTGCATACGCCGCATCTATTAGAGGAAACAAAGCAGCGTTTAATGACAATCCTGCAAGATCATCATGACTTTAAGCAATGCATGCCTCAGTGGTACATACAAGAGTTACAAACATTTAAAAGTGAATTAGGAAACAAGTTTTAA
- a CDS encoding DUF3488 and DUF4129 domain-containing transglutaminase family protein, which yields MKKDHIQMKHIPLLIILFFILIQWLKPLPMVTDMYRIDVFIIFIGACLVGSWIGIRKLISIPLKSMLLILLLHTASSHVYGESSWLNGFLHDVTADIGHLFTGEWKNWTPIVRTLLFFILLWVSCSLSYQWVVQKQKGLLFLLILSIVYLAIFDTFSPYYAKQSIIGVTALGFITIGLQNTARITPLFKGYPIFHLQLFVAITCCILIGYFAPKLAPQWPDPISRFTSLTSAKSEGTAKVGYSTDDSQLGGPFLPDDTPVFSVITANSSYWRVEVKDFYTGKGWENSDRSEAQLDVGIVDTPSQFVNNAMNWYGPLTKTEPARASFNLNGLPPYFIYPAGLISIEAPIEWPLDVDIVSEKIPIPPSTVVDSYKTNFSVPEFPIEGLKSVNSPDELENTPYFKNMYTQLPAQLPQRVKDLSLTLTADKTNRYDKVKAIENYFADFTYEMKDVPYPQENQDYVDQFLFETQKGYCNNFSSAMIVLLRAADIPSRWVKGYTEGEKTSGTAETNYEDIYQVTNNNAHSWVEVYFPGYGWVPFEPTKGFTNPYRFTQEVVAAPQTTSETTDPIAKPAEKPQKDFSEEVTGTTTQKPIIQWTWKTSIVIVVFVLIVAVLSIKHRLRLFFLFLQLRYRNMNEKNFASAYHALVKQLERIGLPHKKTQTLREYALYVDEHLRSSYMQQLTGTYEQITYSQREIHVPAQIKQHWVSVLKQTTSPIKKDLDKA from the coding sequence TTGAAAAAGGATCATATACAAATGAAACACATCCCATTACTTATTATTTTGTTTTTTATTTTAATACAGTGGCTGAAACCATTACCAATGGTAACAGATATGTACCGCATAGATGTCTTTATCATTTTTATCGGCGCTTGTCTTGTCGGTTCATGGATTGGTATTCGCAAGCTTATATCCATACCTTTAAAAAGCATGCTGCTTATTCTTTTATTGCATACGGCTTCAAGCCATGTATATGGCGAATCAAGTTGGTTAAATGGGTTTCTACATGATGTTACAGCGGATATTGGTCACCTTTTTACAGGAGAATGGAAGAACTGGACTCCTATCGTTCGAACTTTATTATTTTTTATCTTGCTATGGGTCAGTTGCTCACTTTCCTATCAGTGGGTGGTTCAAAAGCAAAAAGGACTGCTATTTTTACTGATTCTATCCATTGTCTATCTTGCCATTTTTGACACATTCTCTCCCTATTACGCCAAACAATCTATTATTGGGGTAACAGCTCTGGGTTTTATTACAATTGGCTTACAAAATACAGCTCGCATCACACCTTTATTTAAAGGCTATCCTATCTTTCATTTACAGCTTTTTGTAGCAATTACATGTTGCATTCTTATTGGTTATTTCGCACCAAAACTTGCACCGCAGTGGCCTGATCCCATCTCTCGTTTCACCTCACTTACATCTGCCAAAAGTGAGGGAACAGCAAAAGTTGGGTATAGCACAGATGATTCACAATTAGGTGGTCCCTTCCTTCCAGATGATACACCAGTATTTTCGGTAATTACAGCAAACAGCTCCTATTGGCGGGTAGAAGTGAAAGATTTCTATACAGGAAAGGGATGGGAAAATTCTGATAGGAGCGAGGCTCAATTGGATGTGGGAATCGTAGACACTCCTTCCCAATTTGTTAATAATGCAATGAATTGGTACGGCCCACTTACAAAAACAGAACCTGCACGGGCTTCTTTCAATTTGAACGGCTTACCCCCTTATTTTATTTACCCAGCAGGACTTATTTCGATTGAAGCCCCGATTGAGTGGCCACTGGATGTAGATATAGTTTCTGAAAAAATACCTATTCCTCCATCGACGGTGGTTGACAGTTACAAAACAAATTTTAGTGTTCCTGAATTTCCTATAGAGGGTTTAAAAAGTGTTAATTCACCTGATGAACTAGAAAATACACCTTATTTCAAAAACATGTACACACAACTTCCTGCGCAGTTGCCACAACGAGTAAAAGATTTGTCTCTTACTTTAACAGCTGACAAAACTAATCGCTACGATAAAGTAAAAGCCATTGAAAACTATTTTGCAGATTTTACGTACGAAATGAAAGATGTGCCTTATCCGCAAGAAAATCAAGATTATGTTGATCAATTTTTATTTGAAACACAAAAAGGATACTGCAACAACTTTTCAAGTGCTATGATTGTATTACTTCGAGCAGCTGATATTCCCTCTCGTTGGGTGAAGGGGTACACTGAAGGAGAAAAAACAAGCGGAACAGCAGAAACCAATTATGAAGATATATATCAAGTAACCAATAACAATGCTCACTCTTGGGTTGAAGTGTACTTTCCGGGGTACGGGTGGGTTCCGTTTGAACCGACAAAAGGGTTTACTAACCCTTATCGTTTTACACAAGAAGTTGTTGCAGCTCCGCAGACAACGAGCGAAACAACCGACCCGATAGCAAAACCAGCTGAAAAACCCCAGAAGGATTTTTCAGAGGAAGTGACGGGTACAACCACTCAAAAGCCAATTATACAATGGACTTGGAAAACCTCAATAGTGATAGTCGTATTTGTACTTATAGTGGCTGTCTTAAGCATAAAACATCGTTTAAGGTTGTTCTTTCTTTTCTTACAGCTTCGTTATCGAAATATGAATGAAAAGAACTTTGCCAGTGCTTATCATGCGCTCGTTAAGCAGCTTGAGCGGATTGGTTTACCTCATAAGAAAACACAAACATTGCGTGAATATGCTTTATATGTAGATGAGCACCTTCGTTCTTCTTATATGCAGCAGCTAACAGGTACATATGAGCAAATTACCTACAGTCAAAGAGAGATTCATGTACCTGCTCAAATTAAACAACATTGGGTTTCTGTTTTAAAGCAGACTACTTCTCCAATCAAAAAAGATTTAGACAAAGCCTGA
- a CDS encoding DUF58 domain-containing protein translates to MKQASKQIFHRLVLMFGLFVLFCYTMFQGGFVSWFLLYACTPFILYALTLSFYDLAHIEITRSLEKKEFTAGETITVTVTMKRPNRFPLLYLIVRDVLPASLERTEVPSTMLLFPWFKKNLQFQYEVASIPRGEHTFSTVHLTTSDMLGMCNKEYSSALLDTLLVYPRYTSISFAQSSRAEQGQQSTASLLSKNASMPASVREYRPGDRFSWIDWKATARKSMIMTKEFEQQRSDNMLIIMDRTSSPMFEGIVSFCASLVKAALQQDAHASFLSMGKERTFFPLHKGKIQLQSIFFHLAKVQDDSSSSLFNILQSELTNSNRITSCMLVTGELSKDMHPIAELVSKTNKTLIIFVIKPNASAFSETELHRLKTLQQYNIRVKMVYENQYENAFFEVS, encoded by the coding sequence ATGAAACAAGCTAGTAAACAAATTTTTCACAGGTTGGTCTTAATGTTCGGTTTATTTGTCTTGTTTTGTTATACCATGTTTCAAGGTGGTTTTGTGAGCTGGTTTCTGTTGTATGCCTGCACACCTTTTATACTGTACGCATTGACACTCTCCTTTTATGACTTAGCACATATAGAAATTACAAGATCCTTGGAAAAGAAAGAATTTACTGCCGGCGAAACCATCACTGTTACCGTAACCATGAAACGCCCAAATCGCTTTCCTCTTTTATATCTTATTGTAAGAGATGTACTTCCTGCTTCACTTGAACGTACAGAAGTTCCATCCACCATGTTACTGTTTCCATGGTTTAAAAAAAACTTACAATTTCAATATGAGGTTGCCTCTATTCCGCGAGGTGAACATACTTTCTCTACCGTTCATCTTACAACAAGCGATATGCTAGGTATGTGTAACAAGGAGTATTCATCAGCGCTCCTTGACACGCTTCTGGTATATCCACGTTATACATCCATTAGCTTTGCCCAATCCAGTAGAGCCGAGCAAGGTCAACAGTCAACAGCTTCACTTCTTTCAAAAAACGCTTCTATGCCGGCTAGTGTACGTGAATACCGACCAGGAGATCGGTTTTCCTGGATTGATTGGAAAGCAACTGCTCGTAAAAGTATGATTATGACAAAGGAGTTTGAACAACAACGCAGTGATAACATGTTAATCATCATGGATCGGACAAGCTCCCCAATGTTTGAAGGTATAGTAAGCTTTTGTGCATCACTTGTAAAAGCTGCTTTACAGCAGGACGCACACGCTTCTTTTTTATCGATGGGAAAAGAGCGTACCTTCTTTCCCCTTCACAAAGGAAAGATACAGCTTCAAAGCATCTTTTTTCATTTAGCAAAAGTGCAAGATGATAGTAGCTCCTCACTTTTCAACATTTTACAAAGTGAGCTTACCAACAGCAATCGAATAACTTCCTGTATGCTGGTAACAGGGGAGCTTTCTAAAGACATGCACCCCATAGCTGAACTGGTTTCTAAAACGAACAAAACTCTTATTATTTTTGTGATTAAACCTAACGCTTCTGCCTTTTCAGAAACCGAATTACATAGATTAAAAACTTTGCAGCAATACAATATTCGTGTAAAGATGGTTTATGAAAATCAATACGAGAATGCGTTTTTCGAGGTGAGCTAG
- a CDS encoding MoxR family ATPase: protein MIQDSLHPIAKKIIENMEHVIVGKRKEIVLTLTALLARGHVLLEDVPGVGKTMLVRTLATSIAADFKRIQFTPDLLPSDVTGVSVYNPKELRFEFHPGPIMGNIVLADEINRTSPKTQSALLEGMEEGNITIDGITRPLPYPFFVMATQNPIEYEGTYPLPEAQLDRFMLKFKMGYPTPEEEFLILNGRNAKSLSSLPSVVTVKELQELQKQVDVIYVDKNLKHYIVKIVQQTRSYNTIELGASPRGSLALLKVAQAYALIHGREYVVPDDIKMLAPYVLAHRLILKLEAKFEGMTAESVIAKIVTRTPVPTGVVLS from the coding sequence ATGATTCAAGATTCATTGCATCCTATCGCGAAAAAAATTATAGAAAACATGGAACATGTAATTGTCGGAAAACGAAAAGAAATTGTACTCACTTTAACGGCTTTACTGGCTAGAGGACATGTTCTGCTAGAAGATGTGCCAGGTGTAGGAAAAACTATGTTGGTGCGTACGCTCGCAACATCGATTGCAGCTGATTTTAAAAGGATTCAGTTTACACCTGATTTACTCCCTTCTGATGTTACAGGGGTCTCTGTATATAATCCAAAGGAATTGCGTTTTGAATTCCACCCAGGTCCTATTATGGGTAATATTGTATTAGCTGATGAGATTAACCGTACCTCTCCTAAGACCCAATCTGCCTTGTTAGAAGGAATGGAGGAAGGAAATATAACAATTGATGGTATTACTAGACCGTTGCCTTATCCTTTTTTTGTGATGGCCACTCAAAATCCTATTGAGTATGAGGGGACTTACCCTTTGCCAGAGGCACAGCTTGATCGATTTATGCTGAAGTTTAAAATGGGATATCCAACACCGGAAGAAGAATTCTTAATTTTAAATGGAAGAAACGCCAAATCACTTTCTTCTCTTCCATCGGTTGTGACAGTAAAAGAATTACAAGAATTACAAAAACAAGTAGATGTAATTTATGTGGATAAAAATCTCAAGCATTATATTGTTAAAATCGTTCAACAAACCCGCTCTTACAATACGATTGAATTGGGGGCTAGTCCGCGTGGCTCTTTAGCTCTACTAAAGGTTGCACAGGCATACGCACTCATTCACGGAAGAGAGTATGTAGTACCTGACGATATTAAAATGTTGGCACCTTATGTATTGGCACATCGACTTATCTTAAAGCTGGAAGCAAAATTTGAGGGTATGACCGCGGAAAGTGTAATAGCAAAAATTGTGACGCGCACTCCCGTTCCTACAGGAGTTGTGCTTTCGTGA
- a CDS encoding amino acid permease, producing MNKGKLGLWILTALVVGNMVGSGIFMLPRSLSEAASPAGVLGAWLLTGFGVLMTALVFGNLGTRKPELSGGPQIYAKELFKPGSQASILSGFMASWGYWIGNLAGNIAIITTFAGYLSTFFPILTSRAELFTIGSFTLKVGNALTFMVCTMLLWCTHFIILKGIEQAGKLNFVATAAKVAGFMLFIIVGLFAFQKANILPFVAPRADEAGATIGLFGQINNAAVATLWAFIGVESAVVFASRAKRKVDVKRATILGLFIALAIYIGISTLVMGMLEQQVLVTSEKPLIDAIETVLGPVGGKLLAAVGLISLFGSTIGWVMLSAEVPHQAAKQGLFIPAFLKEGKKGIPTFSLIVTNLLGQLFIFSTVSNSISAAFDFVIYIATLSYLVPYFIASVFQLKLVITGETYEDGKGRMLDAIIATLSTLYSIWVIIAGTADLKTFAFGMILLASGIFFYGTMKHHPLYEQK from the coding sequence ATGAATAAAGGAAAATTAGGTTTATGGATTTTAACAGCCCTGGTGGTTGGAAATATGGTTGGTTCAGGTATTTTTATGCTACCGCGTTCTTTATCTGAAGCAGCAAGTCCTGCTGGGGTGTTAGGGGCATGGTTATTAACAGGTTTTGGTGTGTTGATGACTGCGCTTGTGTTTGGTAATTTGGGGACAAGAAAGCCGGAATTGAGCGGCGGGCCGCAAATTTATGCAAAAGAGCTGTTTAAACCTGGCTCACAAGCATCTATTTTGTCTGGATTTATGGCTTCATGGGGATATTGGATTGGAAATTTAGCAGGTAATATCGCTATCATTACTACATTTGCAGGTTATTTATCAACATTCTTTCCTATTTTAACAAGTCGTGCTGAATTATTTACAATTGGCAGCTTTACGTTAAAAGTAGGCAACGCTTTAACATTTATGGTATGTACGATGTTGCTTTGGTGCACACATTTTATAATTTTAAAAGGTATTGAACAAGCGGGGAAATTAAACTTTGTTGCAACAGCAGCAAAAGTTGCGGGCTTTATGTTGTTTATAATCGTGGGCTTATTCGCTTTTCAAAAGGCAAATATTTTACCATTTGTAGCACCGCGTGCTGATGAAGCTGGCGCTACAATTGGTCTTTTTGGACAAATTAACAATGCGGCTGTTGCTACGTTATGGGCATTTATCGGTGTTGAATCCGCTGTAGTCTTCGCATCGAGAGCGAAAAGGAAAGTAGATGTAAAGCGAGCAACGATTCTTGGTTTGTTCATAGCACTGGCCATTTATATTGGTATTAGTACACTTGTAATGGGAATGCTTGAGCAACAAGTCTTGGTTACGTCTGAAAAACCACTAATTGATGCAATTGAAACGGTGCTTGGACCGGTAGGGGGTAAGCTTTTAGCTGCAGTAGGTCTCATCAGCTTATTTGGTTCTACGATTGGTTGGGTAATGTTAAGTGCAGAGGTGCCGCATCAAGCAGCAAAGCAAGGCCTGTTTATTCCTGCATTTTTAAAAGAAGGGAAAAAGGGTATTCCGACTTTCTCTCTGATTGTAACAAACTTATTGGGTCAACTGTTCATCTTTTCTACAGTATCTAATTCTATTTCAGCGGCGTTTGACTTTGTTATTTATATCGCAACACTTTCTTATTTAGTACCTTACTTTATTGCCTCTGTTTTCCAACTAAAATTGGTAATTACAGGTGAAACGTATGAAGATGGAAAAGGGCGTATGCTAGATGCTATCATTGCAACCCTATCTACGCTGTACTCAATATGGGTAATCATAGCGGGTACAGCTGATTTAAAAACCTTCGCATTCGGCATGATTTTGCTTGCAAGTGGCATTTTCTTCTATGGTACAATGAAACATCATCCTTTATATGAACAAAAATAA
- a CDS encoding DUF445 domain-containing protein — translation MAPKSKYLAGTSLAVMGAGFLSTLPLDTTTGVILHGAFEAGLVGGLADWFAVTALFRHPLGIPIPHTALLPKNRQRVTTGLIHMLEHEWLTKESIMEKLQKADIISKLLAWLEAKLHTNATRTAVITIARKLLEHVQPEMLAPYIEKELKQYVLSADTKRIVTLIIDRILQDRYDEKALDYILIKAKHWAEKEETKTTLGNVALKAIQNIELDGFLQFALKSFINVIDADKLGGFIQEFIIGGIHSLQNEENDNRRSLLEKLQSELEKGKSNEELINSIDSWKTSILDSYSMSSLLTDLLTNIKQRALTFVQTDAFVERYAIPLLEKMVAWLKQPSYKIHIEHSLHKQIAGFIETNHHKIGKLVQENLDKLDDNTLIAMIENNVGKDLQWIRVNGAVCGFIIGLLLETGKIFI, via the coding sequence ATGGCACCAAAATCCAAATACTTAGCAGGAACATCTTTAGCTGTAATGGGAGCGGGGTTTTTAAGTACTTTACCTCTAGATACGACAACAGGTGTTATTTTACACGGCGCTTTTGAAGCTGGACTGGTGGGGGGACTTGCTGATTGGTTCGCCGTCACCGCTTTATTTCGGCACCCACTTGGCATTCCGATTCCCCACACAGCATTGCTTCCTAAGAACAGACAGCGTGTAACAACAGGACTCATTCATATGCTTGAGCATGAATGGTTAACAAAAGAAAGCATTATGGAAAAGTTACAAAAAGCTGATATTATTTCTAAATTGCTCGCTTGGCTTGAAGCAAAGCTGCACACGAATGCAACCCGAACAGCAGTCATAACCATTGCACGCAAACTACTAGAGCATGTTCAACCAGAGATGCTCGCTCCTTACATTGAAAAAGAGTTGAAACAATATGTGCTGTCAGCTGATACGAAACGTATTGTAACCCTAATTATAGATCGGATTCTACAAGATCGTTACGATGAAAAAGCTTTGGACTATATCTTAATAAAAGCGAAACACTGGGCAGAAAAAGAAGAAACAAAAACTACACTGGGCAACGTTGCTTTAAAGGCCATTCAAAATATAGAATTGGATGGATTTTTACAATTCGCGCTTAAATCATTCATTAACGTAATTGACGCTGACAAATTGGGTGGATTTATACAGGAATTCATTATAGGTGGGATTCATAGCTTACAAAATGAAGAAAATGACAATCGCCGCTCTTTGTTGGAAAAACTGCAGAGTGAACTAGAAAAAGGCAAAAGTAATGAGGAGCTCATAAATAGCATCGATTCATGGAAAACAAGCATACTGGATTCATATAGTATGTCAAGCTTATTAACAGATTTGCTTACAAACATTAAACAAAGAGCACTCACCTTTGTACAAACAGATGCTTTTGTTGAAAGATATGCAATTCCATTGTTAGAAAAAATGGTTGCTTGGCTAAAGCAGCCATCATACAAGATCCATATAGAACATAGCCTACATAAGCAAATTGCTGGATTTATTGAGACAAATCATCATAAAATTGGAAAGTTAGTACAAGAGAACTTAGATAAATTAGACGATAACACACTTATTGCAATGATTGAAAATAACGTCGGAAAAGACTTGCAGTGGATTCGTGTTAATGGCGCGGTTTGTGGATTTATAATTGGTCTTTTGTTAGAAACAGGAAAAATATTCATATAA
- the rluF gene encoding 23S rRNA pseudouridine(2604) synthase RluF, whose product MRINKFISETGIGSRRQADQWISDKRVTINGVIAELGSQVHEGDDVRLDNKPVKAKPKHVYIALNKPIGITCTTERHIKGNIVDFVNHPMRIFPIGRLDKDSNGLILLTNDGDIVNKILRAEHHHEKEYIVRVNKPITNEFLKRMSAGVEILDTKTLPCKIMKESDRVFRIILTQGLNRQIRRMCLALGYRVVSLQRVRIMNIHLQNLPVGKWRDLTEQELTQLFKSLQYKQNVSK is encoded by the coding sequence TTGAGAATTAATAAATTTATCAGTGAGACGGGTATTGGATCTAGACGCCAAGCAGACCAATGGATCTCCGATAAAAGAGTAACGATTAACGGCGTAATCGCTGAACTTGGTAGTCAGGTTCACGAAGGCGATGATGTACGATTAGATAACAAGCCGGTAAAAGCTAAACCAAAACATGTTTATATCGCTCTTAATAAGCCGATAGGTATCACCTGTACAACAGAGCGACATATCAAAGGAAATATTGTCGATTTTGTCAATCATCCAATGCGGATTTTCCCTATTGGTCGTCTCGATAAAGATTCTAATGGTTTAATTTTATTGACAAATGATGGTGATATTGTAAATAAAATATTACGAGCTGAGCATCATCATGAAAAAGAATATATCGTTCGCGTTAATAAACCTATCACCAATGAATTTTTAAAACGAATGAGTGCTGGTGTGGAAATTTTAGATACAAAAACACTGCCTTGTAAAATTATGAAGGAATCGGATCGTGTATTTCGTATTATCTTAACACAGGGGCTTAACAGACAAATTCGTCGTATGTGTCTTGCTCTCGGCTATCGTGTTGTCAGTTTACAGCGTGTACGTATTATGAACATTCACTTGCAAAATTTGCCGGTTGGCAAGTGGCGCGACTTAACAGAACAAGAGCTTACGCAGTTGTTTAAAAGCTTACAATATAAACAAAACGTGTCGAAATAG
- a CDS encoding FMN-dependent NADH-azoreductase: MNKLLYITAHPFANEQANAPHSFSLAAGDAFLQAYKESNGTDTVTELHLYKTNIPHIDLDVFNGWGKLQQGQAFDALSSEEQTKVARLTELVDQFVSHDKFVFVTPMWNFLFPPILKAYIDSVAVAGKTFKYTENGPVGLLQGKKILHIQASGGVYSSGPAEGFNFAPKYLQAIGTFFGITDFQTLFIEGHAAQPTEAERIKQEAIKKASAMGAAF, encoded by the coding sequence ATGAACAAGCTTTTATATATTACAGCTCACCCATTTGCAAACGAACAAGCAAATGCACCACACTCCTTTAGCCTCGCTGCCGGCGATGCATTTTTACAGGCATATAAAGAAAGTAATGGTACTGATACAGTTACTGAGCTTCATTTATACAAGACAAATATACCTCATATTGATTTAGATGTGTTTAACGGTTGGGGGAAGTTACAACAGGGACAAGCCTTTGACGCACTAAGCTCTGAGGAGCAAACAAAGGTTGCACGTTTGACTGAACTTGTCGATCAATTCGTCAGTCACGATAAATTTGTATTTGTTACACCTATGTGGAACTTCTTATTCCCTCCTATTTTAAAAGCTTATATTGACAGCGTTGCAGTTGCTGGAAAAACTTTTAAGTACACAGAAAATGGTCCTGTGGGCTTATTACAAGGTAAAAAAATACTGCATATACAGGCTTCAGGTGGCGTGTACTCCAGCGGTCCAGCAGAGGGCTTTAATTTTGCGCCAAAATATTTACAAGCAATTGGTACATTTTTTGGTATAACAGATTTTCAAACGCTATTTATAGAAGGTCATGCCGCACAGCCAACCGAAGCTGAACGTATTAAACAAGAAGCAATCAAAAAAGCAAGTGCTATGGGAGCTGCTTTTTAA